In Saccharolobus solfataricus, a genomic segment contains:
- a CDS encoding IS607 family transposase, whose protein sequence is MLRPKEACQRLGISYATLREYVKKGYIKPVILQSGKWRFREEDVERLMGIIRKRKVILYARVSSSTQKDDLVNQVKYLEEQVKEYDQVITDVGSGLNMKRKGFLKLLRMILNNEVSRVVVAYPDRLVRFGFEILEEVCKAHGCEIVVLNQEDKEEELVEDLVSILVSFSGKLYGMRSHKYEKVKKCVEELKN, encoded by the coding sequence ATGCTAAGACCTAAGGAAGCATGCCAAAGACTAGGAATATCCTATGCAACACTTAGAGAATACGTTAAGAAAGGATACATAAAACCAGTTATACTACAGAGCGGAAAATGGAGATTCAGAGAAGAAGACGTAGAGAGGCTAATGGGAATTATTAGAAAAAGAAAAGTAATACTTTACGCCAGAGTATCATCTTCCACGCAAAAAGACGATCTAGTAAACCAAGTGAAGTACCTAGAGGAACAAGTCAAAGAATACGACCAAGTAATTACTGACGTAGGTTCAGGGTTAAACATGAAGAGAAAGGGGTTCTTGAAGTTGTTAAGAATGATATTAAACAACGAAGTATCACGCGTAGTTGTTGCTTACCCAGACAGACTTGTTAGATTCGGCTTCGAAATCCTAGAGGAAGTGTGCAAAGCACATGGTTGTGAAATAGTAGTACTAAACCAAGAGGACAAAGAAGAAGAATTGGTCGAAGACTTAGTCTCAATACTAGTCTCATTCAGTGGGAAACTCTATGGCATGAGGAGTCATAAATACGAGAAGGTGAAGAAATGTGTTGAAGAACTTAAGAATTAG
- a CDS encoding RNA-guided endonuclease InsQ/TnpB family protein produces the protein MKLACKIYNTLRWADIYFYQRDGKGLTQTELRQLALDLRKQDDEYKQLYSQVVQQIADRYYEAKKRFFEGLARFPKEKKPHKYYSLVYTQSGWKILHVREIRKGSKKNKKKLITLKLSNLGTFKVIIHRDFPLDKVKRVVVKLTRSERIYITFVVEDYEFPKLPNTGKVVAIDVGIEKLIVTSDGEYFPNLRPYEKALWKVKHLHRELSRKKFLSNNWFKAKVKLARAYEHLKNLRTDLYMKLGKWFAEHYDVVVMEDIHVKQLIGKSLRSLRRRLSDVAFSELRDLIKYQLEKYGKKLILVNPAYTSKTCARCGYVKEDLSLSDRVFVCSNCGWIADRDYNASLNILRGSGSERPLVWSSALYQYQHFGTGMAEL, from the coding sequence TTGAAGTTAGCGTGCAAAATCTACAACACCTTAAGGTGGGCAGACATCTATTTCTATCAGAGGGATGGGAAAGGACTAACACAAACTGAGTTAAGACAGTTGGCTCTAGATCTGAGAAAACAAGATGATGAGTATAAGCAACTCTACTCGCAAGTAGTTCAACAAATAGCCGACCGTTATTACGAAGCTAAGAAGAGGTTTTTCGAAGGTTTAGCACGTTTCCCGAAAGAAAAGAAACCTCACAAATACTACTCCCTTGTCTATACGCAAAGCGGTTGGAAAATACTTCACGTTAGAGAAATAAGAAAAGGAAGCAAGAAGAATAAGAAGAAACTAATAACGCTTAAACTATCAAATCTTGGTACGTTCAAGGTAATTATACACAGGGACTTTCCCCTTGACAAAGTAAAGAGGGTAGTAGTGAAGCTAACAAGATCTGAGAGGATATACATCACTTTCGTAGTAGAAGATTACGAATTCCCCAAGTTACCTAACACTGGTAAGGTAGTGGCGATAGATGTTGGCATAGAGAAGCTGATCGTAACGTCAGATGGTGAGTATTTTCCTAATTTGAGACCTTACGAGAAAGCGTTATGGAAAGTGAAGCATCTACACAGAGAACTTTCAAGGAAGAAATTCCTCTCTAATAATTGGTTTAAGGCTAAGGTTAAGCTTGCTAGGGCTTATGAGCATTTGAAGAATCTAAGAACGGATCTTTACATGAAGTTGGGTAAGTGGTTTGCTGAGCATTATGATGTTGTGGTGATGGAGGACATTCATGTTAAGCAGTTGATAGGTAAGTCATTAAGGTCTCTGAGGAGGAGATTGAGTGATGTCGCGTTCAGCGAGCTTAGAGATTTGATTAAGTATCAGTTGGAGAAATACGGTAAGAAACTCATCCTAGTTAATCCTGCATACACTTCCAAAACTTGTGCTAGGTGCGGGTACGTAAAAGAAGATCTGTCTCTATCTGATCGTGTTTTCGTTTGTTCCAACTGTGGTTGGATTGCAGATCGTGACTATAATGCTTCTCTTAACATCTTACGTGGATCGGGGTCGGAGCGACCCTTAGTGTGGAGCTCCGCCCTCTACCAGTACCAGCACTTCGGTACTGGCATGGCAGAGCTGTGA
- a CDS encoding TIGR04053 family radical SAM/SPASM domain-containing protein — MPFENAPHLVFWEVTKACPLSCKHCRANAIDKPLPGELSTEESKKLLEDIARFGKVVIVFTGGDPLSRSDIFEIMEYAKSLGLIVSIAPSPSYRLRDETMKMISNYARYMSISIDGATSQTHDWLRGLGSYNYALRGIELGLKYGIQVQVNTLVWKKSYSELPFLVKLLKELGVKVWEVFFLIPVGRGVIELDIPKEKYKDVIDFLVETTRYDLVVRTVEAPFFRRAKLEYTPSTIKSNELVSKLRELLGEPVKDVDKSVLPTRDGSGVIFIGYNGDVYPSGFLPLYLGNVRKESIVDIYRKSEVLKIIKDGRFDGKCGVCKFNNICGGSRARAFAVYNNPFAEDPMCPY, encoded by the coding sequence ATGCCCTTTGAAAACGCTCCACATTTAGTCTTCTGGGAAGTAACTAAAGCTTGTCCATTGAGTTGTAAACATTGTAGAGCTAATGCCATAGATAAGCCATTACCAGGGGAGCTTAGTACTGAAGAAAGTAAGAAATTATTAGAAGATATAGCGAGATTTGGAAAGGTTGTTATAGTTTTCACTGGTGGTGATCCGTTAAGTAGGAGTGATATTTTCGAAATAATGGAATATGCCAAATCGTTAGGATTAATAGTTTCAATAGCACCTTCCCCTTCTTATCGTTTAAGAGATGAGACCATGAAGATGATAAGTAATTACGCAAGATACATGTCAATCAGCATAGACGGAGCTACCTCACAAACCCATGATTGGTTAAGGGGACTTGGTAGTTACAACTACGCTTTAAGGGGAATAGAGCTTGGATTAAAGTACGGGATACAAGTTCAAGTTAATACCCTAGTTTGGAAGAAGAGCTATAGCGAATTACCTTTTCTAGTAAAATTGCTTAAAGAATTAGGAGTGAAAGTCTGGGAAGTATTCTTCTTGATTCCAGTAGGGAGAGGTGTAATAGAACTAGATATTCCTAAAGAGAAGTATAAAGACGTTATAGACTTCCTTGTCGAAACCACAAGATACGATTTAGTCGTTAGAACAGTTGAAGCTCCATTCTTTAGGAGAGCTAAACTTGAGTATACCCCAAGCACTATCAAAAGTAACGAGCTGGTTTCAAAATTACGTGAGCTGTTAGGTGAACCAGTAAAGGATGTTGATAAGAGTGTTTTACCTACAAGGGATGGGTCTGGTGTCATATTTATCGGCTACAACGGCGATGTCTATCCTAGTGGTTTCTTACCATTGTACTTAGGTAATGTTAGGAAGGAGAGTATCGTCGATATCTATAGAAAATCAGAGGTTTTGAAAATTATAAAAGATGGACGGTTTGACGGAAAATGCGGTGTTTGCAAATTCAATAATATTTGTGGAGGGAGTAGGGCTAGGGCTTTTGCAGTGTATAATAATCCATTTGCAGAGGATCCAATGTGTCCATATTAA
- a CDS encoding HD domain-containing protein, giving the protein MEKYIKDPIYGNIKVESKLIDNPYFQRLKHIIQNGMAYMIFPSMRHTRFEHSLGTYYIASKMIDRIEGNIDSDFKEIIKKLALYHDIGHFPFSHTFEFALDVLKYLNDDKYKEIIGLTEYKGQLHKFHEMMGIKILKDGLGEKEVADLMENVYTSSNPLDDKIKIAKLIVNSDLDADRLDYLQRDSYYSGAKFGIIDPERIIITMTITPKGYIFPPKAIDDLEHFFLARFHMYSSVYNHPVIEIYNRVMSYFIAFAIHKGLLKIPSNLEEIKTFTDEQVFLALINAKNDNELSHFYFSLVERRKYKRAVLQGSEARTLHKYLTEDEDAKEFYEYILGYKGKVVIGSTELKTSIDNIQIKEKLGKYEYLNNLKEESSVVKPPERFRVHIGVYDDNVAKEISEYFSKNFSITLDFRNLESNP; this is encoded by the coding sequence ATGGAGAAATATATTAAAGATCCTATATATGGTAATATAAAGGTCGAGTCTAAGCTTATCGACAACCCTTATTTTCAAAGACTTAAACATATTATTCAGAACGGAATGGCGTATATGATATTCCCGTCAATGAGGCATACAAGGTTTGAGCACTCCTTAGGCACTTATTATATAGCATCTAAAATGATTGATAGAATAGAAGGAAATATTGATAGTGATTTTAAAGAGATTATCAAAAAACTGGCGCTATATCATGATATAGGCCATTTTCCATTTTCCCACACGTTTGAATTTGCTTTAGACGTCCTTAAGTATTTGAATGATGATAAATATAAAGAAATAATTGGACTTACAGAGTATAAAGGACAACTACATAAATTTCATGAAATGATGGGAATAAAGATATTAAAAGATGGATTAGGCGAAAAGGAAGTTGCTGATCTTATGGAGAACGTATACACAAGTAGTAACCCGTTAGATGATAAGATAAAGATTGCTAAACTTATAGTTAATTCAGATTTAGATGCTGATAGGCTAGACTATTTGCAGAGGGATTCATATTATTCCGGAGCAAAATTCGGAATTATAGATCCAGAAAGAATAATTATTACAATGACGATTACTCCGAAAGGGTACATATTTCCACCAAAGGCAATTGATGATCTTGAACATTTCTTTCTAGCAAGATTTCACATGTATAGTTCTGTTTATAATCATCCTGTGATTGAAATTTATAATAGAGTTATGTCATATTTTATTGCTTTTGCAATACATAAAGGTCTTCTGAAGATTCCTTCAAACTTAGAAGAGATTAAGACATTTACTGACGAACAAGTATTTTTAGCGTTGATTAATGCTAAAAATGATAATGAGCTTTCTCACTTTTATTTCTCTTTAGTGGAAAGGAGGAAATATAAAAGAGCTGTTTTGCAAGGATCTGAAGCACGTACTTTGCATAAATATTTAACTGAAGACGAAGATGCAAAAGAATTTTACGAGTATATCTTAGGGTATAAAGGAAAGGTAGTAATAGGTTCTACAGAACTGAAAACTAGTATAGATAACATACAAATAAAGGAAAAACTAGGTAAATATGAGTATCTTAATAACCTCAAAGAAGAGAGTAGTGTAGTTAAACCGCCAGAAAGATTTAGGGTTCATATAGGCGTTTATGACGATAACGTTGCAAAAGAAATATCTGAATACTTTAGTAAGAATTTTTCCATTACCCTAGATTTTAGAAATTTAGAGTCTAATCCCTAA
- a CDS encoding HEPN domain-containing protein, whose translation MVSRYYDWLRQAERNLKSAELNFENGIYEETCYEAQQVAEKSVKSLLSYFHKEMRGHSITFLLQFSSISIPDWILKCAQELDKNYIPSRYPDVYDQGAPLDYYSKDDATSCLECARKILAWVKEIVGTSM comes from the coding sequence GTGGTAAGTAGATATTATGATTGGCTGAGGCAAGCAGAGAGAAACCTTAAGTCTGCAGAACTCAATTTCGAAAATGGAATTTATGAAGAAACTTGCTATGAAGCACAACAAGTTGCTGAAAAATCCGTTAAATCCTTGCTAAGTTATTTCCATAAGGAGATGAGAGGACACTCTATTACTTTTCTTTTACAATTCTCATCTATATCTATTCCCGACTGGATATTAAAATGTGCACAAGAGCTTGATAAGAATTATATTCCTTCTCGATATCCTGATGTGTACGATCAAGGGGCTCCATTAGATTATTACAGCAAAGATGATGCTACGTCTTGTTTAGAATGTGCTAGGAAAATTTTAGCTTGGGTGAAAGAAATTGTTGGAACGTCTATGTGA
- a CDS encoding nucleotidyltransferase domain-containing protein produces MLERLCEIYSKFTPKLVVIFGSYARGDYTDQSDIDVLIVSDVFPRDPRKGFAITYSIEFPKVMPIAMNTQVFLKKLEGGSTFILEIIEDGKILCGDEEFKKEVLKKYSEIRRKFKRKGKLWEYMEL; encoded by the coding sequence TTGTTGGAACGTCTATGTGAAATATATTCTAAGTTTACTCCTAAGCTAGTTGTTATCTTTGGTTCTTATGCTAGAGGAGACTATACTGATCAGAGTGATATTGACGTTTTAATAGTTTCCGACGTCTTTCCACGTGATCCTAGAAAAGGTTTTGCAATAACTTATAGCATAGAATTTCCAAAGGTTATGCCAATAGCTATGAATACTCAAGTTTTCCTAAAGAAGTTAGAAGGAGGTTCTACGTTTATACTAGAAATCATAGAGGATGGGAAAATATTATGCGGAGACGAGGAATTCAAAAAAGAGGTTCTCAAAAAATATAGTGAAATTAGAAGAAAATTCAAGAGAAAAGGAAAGCTCTGGGAATATATGGAGCTGTAG
- a CDS encoding transposase, whose translation MVKAISTEKDLLLKVDKSFPWETFRSKLKSLYSKKPKWDVILLLKVLLIKLIFDISWNNLEGEIRDSKSFMDFLDGKIPPKSTVFSFYKKLQQTVIQEGETMRTTLMDELNKALDKVISEYREKGFELEVGREKTIGSRTTT comes from the coding sequence ATGGTAAAGGCAATTTCAACTGAAAAGGACCTCTTACTCAAGGTGGATAAATCCTTCCCTTGGGAAACGTTTAGGAGTAAGCTTAAGTCCCTTTACTCCAAGAAGCCCAAGTGGGACGTCATCTTACTCCTCAAAGTCCTCCTAATCAAGCTCATTTTCGACATCTCTTGGAATAACTTGGAGGGAGAAATTAGGGACAGTAAGAGTTTTATGGACTTCTTGGACGGGAAAATTCCACCAAAGAGCACAGTATTCTCCTTCTACAAGAAACTCCAACAAACAGTTATTCAAGAGGGCGAGACGATGAGAACAACACTGATGGATGAGTTAAACAAGGCTTTGGACAAGGTGATCAGCGAGTATAGGGAAAAGGGCTTTGAACTTGAAGTTGGGAGAGAAAAAACGATAGGTTCGAGGACTACCACATAA
- a CDS encoding RNA-guided endonuclease InsQ/TnpB family protein: MLKNLRIRKFEPEEEYVYFTYSIKNSEREKSKELIKEYRTLLQKAIDHLWNLTKIQVRKNGNYKITLPKKKEVYKPLREELEKINHLASHYVDKAINDAFSILTSWRKRAIKGRASIEKPRVKKAYVRIKTTLRKVVGESVRITVRPYEYITFSWSKSWFSRRVRELELGEPIIKEEKVYLPFRYKLPWVTPLNFLAIDSNLYTLDAYDGEKFVTISLKQLYSLKYSMEVKRAKVQSFASKHTKRGRELMRKYSHRERNRVLDFVHKFVNTLLDLYPMTFFAVEKLNKESMFKDANDSLSRKISRTVWRSIHRVLKYKAPLYGSFVKEVNPYLTSRSCPRCRFVSRKVGKTFECERCGFKLDRQLNASLNIYLKMCGFPHIRSRVWVGVIPLMGRRGMNVRDFGEAQGLRVDIKYHEIL, encoded by the coding sequence GTGTTGAAGAACTTAAGAATTAGAAAATTTGAACCGGAAGAGGAATACGTGTACTTCACGTACTCCATCAAGAATAGTGAGAGGGAGAAGAGCAAAGAATTAATTAAAGAATACAGAACACTACTACAGAAAGCAATTGACCACCTGTGGAATTTAACAAAAATACAAGTAAGAAAGAACGGTAATTACAAGATAACACTACCGAAGAAGAAGGAAGTGTACAAACCACTTAGGGAAGAGTTGGAGAAGATCAATCACCTCGCGTCACACTACGTCGATAAGGCAATTAATGACGCATTCTCGATCCTCACATCGTGGAGGAAAAGGGCTATAAAGGGGAGAGCTTCGATTGAAAAACCAAGGGTGAAGAAGGCTTACGTTAGGATAAAGACGACTTTGAGGAAGGTTGTGGGGGAAAGCGTTAGAATAACTGTAAGACCTTATGAGTACATCACCTTCTCGTGGAGTAAGTCATGGTTCTCAAGAAGGGTTAGGGAGTTGGAACTCGGCGAACCTATAATTAAGGAGGAGAAAGTGTATTTGCCATTTCGTTACAAGTTACCGTGGGTAACACCATTAAACTTTCTGGCCATTGACTCCAACCTTTATACTCTAGATGCTTATGATGGTGAGAAATTCGTTACAATCTCACTAAAGCAGTTGTACTCCCTTAAGTACTCCATGGAGGTGAAGAGGGCTAAGGTGCAATCATTTGCATCTAAGCACACGAAGAGGGGGAGAGAGTTGATGAGGAAGTATTCGCATAGGGAGAGGAATCGCGTTCTTGACTTCGTTCACAAGTTTGTTAACACTTTGTTGGACCTGTACCCCATGACGTTTTTCGCTGTGGAAAAGCTTAACAAAGAGAGTATGTTTAAGGATGCTAATGACTCTCTTTCGAGGAAGATTTCTAGGACTGTTTGGAGGAGTATACACAGAGTGTTGAAGTACAAGGCTCCGCTTTACGGTTCTTTCGTTAAGGAAGTGAACCCGTACCTCACCTCGAGGTCTTGCCCCAGATGTAGGTTTGTATCCCGAAAGGTTGGTAAGACCTTTGAGTGTGAGAGGTGTGGGTTCAAGTTGGATAGGCAATTGAACGCTTCACTGAATATTTATCTCAAGATGTGCGGTTTTCCTCACATCCGTTCACGGGTGTGGGTTGGGGTTATTCCGCTAATGGGGCGGAGAGGGATGAACGTCCGCGACTTCGGTGAAGCCCAAGGGCTGAGGGTTGATATTAAATATCATGAAATCCTATGA
- a CDS encoding aldehyde dehydrogenase family protein, with the protein MSLEVIEVRSPSNLKVIGTVKRMSKDEVRGEIEEAYKGFEIISRMPLYKRTAILRKISEILEREQERLARLLAMEAGKPISDSRVEVLRASRLFRQAAEEVGIVLEGKNYRVDAYEYPPGNENRIVLSTREPIGVVTAILPFNFPINSFAHKVAPALAVGNSVVVKPSINTPLAAVEMKKILVEAGLPDSAVRVVTGYSSEIGDEIITHPLVGLITLTGSTQTGLKIASKAISLGKRIIMELGGSDPIIILEDANIERASSIAVRARFEYAGQNCNAGKRIIVRQEVYDKFVKAFNEKAKALKVGEPLDETTDVGPVINKESVENLNSVLEDAKVKGGRVEILNRGPESGSFFPLTMVTNPSLDMLVLKSEVFGPIVPIVSVKSDEEAIRIANSTEYGLQSAIFTNDVNRALKLSRELKFGAVIINDSTRLRWDSLPFGGFKKTGIGREGVRETMLEMTENKLIAITLL; encoded by the coding sequence ATGAGCTTAGAGGTTATTGAAGTTCGATCACCCTCCAATCTTAAGGTAATTGGAACTGTGAAGAGAATGAGTAAAGATGAGGTTAGGGGAGAGATAGAGGAGGCATATAAGGGATTTGAAATAATTTCCAGAATGCCCCTCTATAAGAGGACAGCTATATTGAGGAAAATATCGGAAATTTTGGAAAGAGAGCAGGAGAGATTAGCTAGACTACTTGCAATGGAAGCCGGTAAGCCGATTAGTGATTCCCGAGTTGAAGTATTAAGGGCTTCTAGACTGTTTAGACAAGCCGCTGAAGAGGTGGGAATAGTTCTAGAAGGCAAGAATTATAGGGTAGATGCTTACGAGTACCCTCCTGGGAATGAGAATAGAATAGTTTTGAGTACTAGGGAACCGATAGGTGTTGTAACTGCAATTTTACCCTTCAACTTCCCCATAAACTCCTTTGCCCACAAGGTTGCCCCAGCTTTAGCAGTGGGAAATTCAGTAGTGGTTAAGCCAAGTATAAATACGCCTCTAGCAGCCGTAGAGATGAAGAAGATATTGGTTGAGGCTGGATTACCTGATAGTGCAGTTAGAGTGGTCACTGGTTATAGTAGTGAGATCGGGGATGAGATAATCACCCATCCATTAGTTGGTCTGATTACGTTAACTGGTTCTACGCAAACTGGTCTTAAAATAGCCTCTAAAGCTATTTCATTAGGGAAGAGGATAATAATGGAGTTGGGAGGTTCAGATCCCATAATCATCTTAGAAGACGCCAACATAGAGAGGGCTTCTTCAATAGCTGTTAGAGCTAGGTTTGAGTATGCTGGACAGAACTGTAATGCTGGTAAGAGAATTATAGTTAGGCAAGAGGTCTATGACAAGTTCGTAAAGGCGTTTAACGAGAAGGCCAAAGCATTAAAGGTAGGTGAACCCTTGGATGAGACTACTGACGTTGGACCAGTAATCAACAAGGAGAGTGTTGAAAACTTAAACAGTGTATTGGAAGACGCTAAAGTTAAGGGAGGAAGGGTTGAGATCCTCAATAGGGGGCCAGAAAGTGGAAGTTTCTTCCCACTGACTATGGTAACCAATCCCTCACTGGATATGCTGGTCTTAAAGAGTGAAGTCTTCGGGCCTATAGTACCAATTGTGAGCGTTAAGAGTGATGAGGAGGCAATACGAATAGCCAATTCAACTGAGTATGGTTTACAATCAGCAATCTTTACGAACGATGTGAATAGGGCCTTGAAGTTAAGTAGGGAATTGAAGTTTGGTGCTGTTATCATAAATGATAGTACTAGGCTGAGGTGGGACTCGTTACCCTTTGGCGGATTTAAGAAGACTGGTATTGGGAGAGAAGGAGTTAGAGAGACAATGCTGGAGATGACTGAAAATAAGTTAATTGCTATCACATTACTTTAA
- a CDS encoding radical SAM/SPASM domain-containing protein, translated as MIPISVLVTNAGTVSFHIKGEYNRDRPSKFSDVFRPVVTWNLTRKCNLKCLHCYINASPEGEDGLTTEEALGLIDEMAEMKIPLIIMSGGEPLMRRDFFELASYARSKGIKLALSTNGTLISESVAKRLKELDFSYVGISLDSYDPEFHDKFRGLNGAFNMTVKGIGNAINVGLNVGLRFTITAKNIHQVDEYMKLALKLGVKRITFYHLSASGRGRELREWMYTLEEYVSFINKMIDYAIKLSGKIEIETTLGQFDGVYIAKKLARNEEELEKYLKFVENSGGCGRKMISIYPNGDVYPCQFIDFYKLGNVREKPLKEIIKNIPDLFINTDKYLKGRYCDKCEYKSACKGGDRARAYYWNEDIYGDDPLCPLKTLHI; from the coding sequence ATGATTCCAATAAGCGTTCTAGTAACTAATGCTGGTACAGTTTCATTTCACATTAAGGGCGAGTATAATAGGGATAGACCTAGTAAATTCAGTGACGTATTTAGACCAGTTGTAACGTGGAATCTCACAAGAAAATGCAACTTGAAATGTCTTCATTGTTATATTAACGCATCACCAGAAGGTGAGGATGGGTTAACTACAGAAGAGGCACTAGGGCTAATAGACGAGATGGCTGAAATGAAGATCCCATTAATTATAATGAGTGGTGGAGAGCCTTTAATGAGAAGGGACTTCTTTGAATTGGCATCATATGCTAGGAGTAAGGGAATAAAATTAGCCTTATCAACTAATGGAACATTGATAAGCGAGAGTGTGGCTAAGAGATTGAAGGAATTGGATTTCTCTTACGTAGGTATAAGTTTAGATAGTTACGATCCGGAATTTCACGATAAGTTTAGAGGTCTAAATGGAGCCTTTAACATGACAGTTAAGGGAATTGGAAATGCAATAAACGTTGGATTAAACGTTGGACTTAGATTCACTATTACGGCTAAAAACATCCATCAAGTAGACGAGTACATGAAATTGGCCTTGAAACTGGGAGTTAAGAGAATAACGTTTTACCATTTATCAGCCAGTGGTAGGGGTAGGGAATTAAGGGAGTGGATGTATACTCTGGAGGAATATGTTAGTTTCATAAACAAAATGATTGATTATGCAATTAAGCTAAGTGGGAAGATAGAAATTGAGACTACACTAGGGCAATTTGATGGAGTTTACATTGCTAAAAAGTTAGCCAGAAATGAGGAAGAACTTGAAAAATACCTGAAATTTGTCGAAAATAGTGGGGGATGTGGGAGGAAAATGATCTCAATATATCCAAACGGTGACGTTTATCCTTGTCAATTCATTGACTTTTACAAGTTGGGTAACGTTAGGGAAAAACCGCTTAAGGAGATAATTAAGAATATTCCAGACTTGTTCATAAATACGGACAAGTATTTGAAAGGAAGGTATTGTGATAAGTGTGAATATAAATCTGCTTGTAAAGGAGGAGATAGAGCTAGAGCGTATTATTGGAATGAAGACATTTACGGAGATGATCCGTTATGCCCTTTGAAAACGCTCCACATTTAG
- a CDS encoding IS5-like element ISC1058 family transposase, producing MGKSKYKRDWSKYDENVITRYKLMFPFYVFEHWWDLLAEENRNARTKYKAPKEFDEFLAFLHIFLPYRAIEGVLRALEQLKIIPTSLDYSTIWKRVRNMKITFPEASDELEVIADATGISTNTGGQYIVAKWGKTRDSKFLKIEIVMDNNEFNVINAEVTSNEVESAVKTVKDLQDKGKKVKKFYGDKTYDANEVYKTGVEVVVPPKKNASTKRGHLARRKAVREFRKLGYDRWREEKGYGVRWRVESLFSAVKRTFGESVRATSFAGQVVEAKLKFWAYAWMVHLANSVVGRAPGIRV from the coding sequence ATGGGAAAGAGTAAGTACAAGAGGGACTGGAGCAAGTACGACGAGAACGTCATTACTAGATATAAGTTGATGTTCCCCTTCTACGTATTCGAACATTGGTGGGACTTATTAGCAGAGGAGAACAGGAACGCTAGGACAAAGTATAAAGCTCCGAAGGAGTTCGACGAATTCCTAGCCTTCCTCCACATCTTCCTACCTTACAGAGCAATAGAAGGAGTATTAAGAGCCTTAGAACAATTGAAGATCATCCCCACAAGCCTCGATTACTCAACAATATGGAAGAGAGTGAGGAACATGAAAATAACCTTCCCCGAGGCAAGTGACGAACTTGAAGTAATTGCAGACGCTACAGGCATTAGCACAAACACGGGAGGACAATACATTGTTGCCAAGTGGGGTAAGACTAGGGATTCAAAATTCCTCAAGATCGAGATAGTAATGGACAATAACGAATTCAACGTGATAAACGCTGAGGTCACTAGCAACGAGGTTGAAAGCGCTGTAAAAACAGTTAAGGATCTTCAAGATAAGGGAAAGAAGGTCAAGAAGTTTTATGGAGATAAGACATATGACGCCAATGAGGTTTACAAGACCGGAGTTGAGGTTGTAGTTCCTCCCAAGAAGAACGCTTCTACTAAAAGGGGCCATCTTGCTAGACGTAAGGCTGTGCGGGAGTTTAGGAAGTTGGGTTATGATCGTTGGAGGGAGGAGAAGGGTTATGGCGTTAGGTGGAGGGTCGAGTCCTTGTTCTCTGCGGTGAAGCGTACTTTTGGGGAATCGGTTAGGGCAACAAGTTTTGCTGGACAAGTAGTTGAGGCTAAGCTCAAGTTCTGGGCTTACGCGTGGATGGTTCACTTGGCGAATTCTGTAGTCGGTAGGGCTCCGGGCATTAGGGTGTAA